In one window of Haemophilus parainfluenzae DNA:
- the fbaA gene encoding class II fructose-bisphosphate aldolase — translation MAKLLDIVKPGVVTGEDVQKIFAYAKANNFAIPAVNCVGSDSVNAVLETAARVKAPVIIQFSNGGAAFYAGKGIKPTTGARPDVLGAIAGAKHVHTLAKEYGVPVILHTDHAAKKLLPWIDGLLEAGEKHFAETGRPLFSSHMLDLSEEPMEENMAICREYLARMDKLGMTLEIEIGITGGEEDGVDNSDVDESRLYTQPSDVLYVYDQLNPVSPNFTVAAAFGNVHGVYKPGNVKLKPSILGASQEFVAKERNLPAKPINFVFHGGSGSSREEIREAISYGAIKMNIDTDTQWASWNGILNFYKANEAYLQGQLGNPEGPDAPNKKYYDPRVWLRKMEESMSKRLEQSFEDLNCVDVL, via the coding sequence ATGGCTAAATTATTAGATATCGTAAAACCAGGTGTAGTAACAGGTGAAGATGTACAAAAAATCTTTGCTTATGCCAAAGCAAACAACTTCGCAATCCCTGCAGTGAACTGCGTGGGCTCTGACTCCGTAAATGCGGTATTGGAAACCGCTGCACGTGTAAAAGCGCCAGTAATTATCCAATTCTCAAACGGTGGTGCAGCTTTCTACGCAGGTAAAGGTATCAAACCAACCACCGGGGCACGTCCAGATGTTTTAGGTGCGATCGCAGGTGCGAAACACGTTCATACTTTAGCCAAAGAATATGGTGTACCCGTTATTCTTCATACTGACCACGCGGCGAAAAAATTACTTCCATGGATCGATGGCTTACTTGAAGCGGGTGAGAAACACTTTGCAGAAACTGGTCGTCCATTATTCTCTTCTCACATGCTTGACTTATCTGAAGAGCCAATGGAAGAAAACATGGCAATCTGCCGTGAATACCTTGCTCGTATGGACAAGTTAGGTATGACCCTTGAAATCGAAATCGGTATTACCGGTGGTGAAGAAGATGGCGTAGATAACTCAGATGTCGATGAATCTCGTTTATATACTCAACCATCTGATGTGCTTTATGTTTACGACCAATTAAACCCTGTAAGCCCTAACTTTACCGTTGCAGCAGCATTCGGTAACGTACACGGTGTTTACAAACCAGGTAACGTAAAATTAAAACCATCTATTTTAGGTGCATCACAAGAGTTCGTTGCAAAAGAACGCAACCTTCCTGCTAAACCAATTAACTTCGTTTTCCACGGTGGTTCTGGTTCTAGTCGCGAAGAAATCCGTGAAGCAATTAGTTATGGTGCAATCAAAATGAACATTGATACAGATACTCAATGGGCATCTTGGAATGGTATTTTGAACTTCTATAAAGCAAATGAAGCTTATCTTCAAGGTCAATTAGGTAACCCAGAAGGCCCAGATGCGCCAAACAAAAAATACTACGATCCACGTGTTTGGTTACGTAAAATGGAAGAATCTATGTCTAAACGCTTAGAACAATCTTTCGAAGACTTAAACTGCGTTGATGTTTTATAA
- the pgk gene encoding phosphoglycerate kinase encodes MSVIKMTDLDLQGKRVFIRADLNVPVKDGKVTSDARIRATIPTLKLALEKGAKVMVTSHLGRPTEGEFKPEDSLQPVVDYLKNAGFNVRLVQDYLNGVDVKEGEIVVLENVRVNKGEKKNDPELGKKYAALCDVFVMDAFGTAHRAQASTYGVAEFAPIACAGPLLAAELDALGKALKEPARPMVAIVGGSKVSTKLEVLNSLSKIADQIIVGGGIANTFIAAAGHNVGKSLYEADLIPVAKELAASTDIPVPVDVRVGTEFSETAPATEKSVTEVKDDESIFDIGDKSAEQLAEIIKNAKTVLWNGPVGVFEFPNFRKGTEIISHAIANSDAFSIAGGGDTLAAIDLFGIADKISYISTGGGAFLEFVEGKVLPAVEILEKRANG; translated from the coding sequence ATGTCAGTAATCAAAATGACCGATTTAGATTTACAAGGTAAACGTGTATTTATTCGCGCGGACTTAAACGTACCGGTAAAAGATGGCAAAGTGACATCTGATGCGCGTATTCGTGCGACTATCCCGACGTTAAAACTGGCTTTAGAGAAAGGCGCAAAAGTGATGGTTACCTCTCACTTAGGTCGTCCAACTGAAGGCGAATTCAAACCTGAAGACTCTTTACAACCGGTTGTTGATTACTTAAAAAACGCAGGTTTCAATGTGCGTTTAGTGCAAGACTACTTAAACGGTGTGGATGTTAAAGAAGGCGAAATCGTTGTTTTAGAAAACGTGCGTGTAAACAAAGGTGAGAAGAAAAACGATCCTGAATTAGGTAAAAAATATGCCGCACTTTGCGATGTATTCGTGATGGATGCATTCGGTACCGCTCACCGTGCGCAAGCATCAACTTACGGTGTTGCAGAATTTGCACCAATCGCTTGTGCAGGTCCATTATTAGCGGCTGAGTTAGATGCATTAGGTAAAGCATTAAAAGAACCTGCTCGCCCAATGGTTGCGATCGTAGGCGGTTCAAAAGTTTCCACTAAATTAGAAGTATTAAACTCTCTTTCAAAAATTGCTGACCAAATTATCGTGGGTGGTGGTATTGCAAATACGTTCATTGCAGCAGCGGGCCACAATGTGGGTAAATCATTATATGAAGCAGATTTAATCCCTGTAGCAAAAGAATTAGCCGCAAGCACAGATATTCCTGTTCCGGTTGATGTACGTGTTGGTACTGAATTCTCTGAAACTGCACCTGCAACAGAAAAATCAGTGACTGAAGTAAAAGATGACGAATCTATCTTCGATATCGGTGATAAATCTGCTGAACAATTAGCTGAAATCATCAAAAATGCAAAAACTGTTTTATGGAATGGTCCAGTTGGCGTGTTTGAATTCCCTAACTTCCGTAAAGGGACTGAAATTATTTCGCACGCGATTGCAAACAGCGATGCATTCTCTATCGCAGGTGGCGGTGATACTCTAGCAGCTATCGATTTATTCGGTATTGCAGATAAAATCTCTTATATCTCTACCGGTGGCGGTGCATTCTTAGAATTCGTTGAAGGTAAAGTATTACCAGCAGTAGAAATTCTTGAAAAACGTGCGAACGGTTAA
- a CDS encoding ribonuclease T2 family protein, which yields MKKQVSTLSLIALAAFSIWQYFTEHKKDTKPTPTTTQQQSQSAVKNTKDFGNYDVIMRDDAIGQNKNAPVDYYMLALSWSPAFCEKQRAQYGNNLPDSAQYQCSTKNQFGWVVHGLWPQNANARSVTDHPRFCKGDLAPLPIETLEPYLSISPGAKLLQGEWKKHGSCAFDSAEAYFKQEKALFESLSLPNEQLSRKELFQWMKQHNPQLKGAYLGASHNELFICYNRQWEVIDCQK from the coding sequence ATGAAAAAACAGGTTTCCACTCTTTCCCTTATTGCCCTTGCCGCATTTAGCATTTGGCAATATTTTACTGAACACAAAAAAGACACCAAACCAACCCCAACAACTACACAACAACAAAGTCAAAGCGCGGTCAAAAATACCAAAGATTTTGGTAATTATGATGTCATCATGCGCGATGATGCTATTGGGCAAAATAAAAATGCCCCTGTTGATTATTATATGTTGGCCTTATCTTGGTCACCCGCATTCTGTGAAAAACAACGTGCGCAATATGGCAATAATCTACCTGATTCAGCGCAGTATCAATGTAGTACAAAAAATCAATTTGGCTGGGTAGTGCATGGCTTATGGCCACAAAATGCGAATGCGCGCTCTGTTACGGATCACCCACGTTTTTGTAAAGGTGATTTAGCGCCTCTTCCAATTGAAACCCTCGAACCTTATCTTTCAATCTCGCCAGGCGCAAAATTGTTGCAAGGCGAATGGAAAAAACACGGTAGCTGTGCGTTTGATTCAGCGGAAGCTTATTTCAAACAAGAGAAAGCATTATTTGAATCGCTTTCTTTGCCAAACGAACAATTAAGCCGTAAAGAATTATTTCAATGGATGAAGCAACATAATCCGCAATTAAAAGGCGCTTATTTAGGGGCGAGCCATAATGAACTATTCATTTGTTACAATCGCCAGTGGGAAGTAATCGATTGCCAAAAATAA
- a CDS encoding YfhL family 4Fe-4S dicluster ferredoxin: protein MALLITNKCTNCDMCLPECPNEAISIGEEIYVIDPVLCTECVGHYDTPTCQKVCPITNCIKPDPEHQESEEQLWERFVMIHHSDKL, encoded by the coding sequence ATGGCGTTACTGATCACAAACAAATGCACAAACTGCGATATGTGTCTCCCCGAATGTCCGAATGAAGCAATTTCAATCGGCGAGGAGATCTATGTGATCGATCCTGTACTTTGTACGGAATGTGTTGGTCATTATGACACGCCAACCTGCCAAAAAGTTTGCCCAATTACAAACTGCATCAAGCCAGATCCTGAGCATCAAGAAAGCGAAGAGCAGCTTTGGGAACGTTTTGTGATGATTCACCATTCGGATAAGTTGTAG
- a CDS encoding DUF1232 domain-containing protein, which translates to MNKTKLIKIAIILIYLFSPIDILPEAVLGPLGLVDDAAAIALLIRILLKK; encoded by the coding sequence ATGAATAAAACGAAGTTAATTAAAATCGCCATCATTCTGATTTATTTGTTCAGTCCAATTGATATTTTGCCTGAAGCGGTGCTTGGCCCATTAGGTTTGGTGGATGATGCGGCAGCCATTGCTTTATTAATTCGAATTTTATTGAAAAAATAA
- a CDS encoding MFS transporter: MTNVNQYGWKALIGSSVGYAMDGFDLLILGFMLSAISADLNLTPAQSGSLVTWTLIGAVVGGIVFGALSDRYGRVRVLTWTIVLFAVFTGLCAIAQGYWDLLIYRTIAGIGLGGEFGIGMALAIEAWPAKHRAKAASYVALGWQVGVLAAALLTPVLLPHIGWRGMFVVGIFPAFVAWYLRTRLHEPEIFSQKQTELSTQKISKLESFKLLVKDKATTKVSLGIVVLTSVQNFGYYGIMIWMPNFLSKQLGFSLTKSGLWTAVTVCGMMAGIWVFGRLADRVGRKPSFLLFQLGAVISIITYSQLTDPSAMLVAGAFLGMFVNGMMGGYGALMAEAYPTEARATAQNVLFNLGRAVGGFGPVVVGAIVSAYSFSIAIAFLAVIYVIDMVATVFFVPELKGKELS, translated from the coding sequence ATGACAAACGTCAATCAATATGGCTGGAAAGCCTTGATTGGATCTTCTGTCGGCTACGCGATGGATGGATTCGATCTTCTTATTCTTGGATTTATGCTTAGTGCCATTTCGGCCGATCTTAATTTAACTCCTGCACAATCGGGCTCATTAGTCACTTGGACACTTATTGGTGCTGTAGTGGGCGGCATTGTATTTGGCGCATTAAGCGATCGTTACGGTCGAGTACGCGTGCTAACTTGGACAATCGTCCTCTTCGCTGTATTTACCGGTTTATGTGCAATCGCACAAGGCTATTGGGATTTATTAATTTATCGTACTATTGCGGGTATCGGTTTGGGCGGTGAATTTGGTATCGGTATGGCATTAGCCATTGAAGCTTGGCCTGCAAAACACCGCGCAAAAGCAGCGTCTTATGTGGCATTAGGTTGGCAAGTGGGAGTGTTAGCGGCTGCGTTACTCACCCCTGTATTGCTTCCACATATCGGCTGGCGCGGCATGTTCGTTGTTGGTATCTTCCCAGCGTTTGTTGCTTGGTATTTACGTACCCGTTTACACGAACCTGAAATTTTCTCACAAAAACAGACCGAACTTTCAACCCAAAAAATATCGAAACTGGAATCTTTCAAACTCTTAGTAAAAGATAAAGCAACTACAAAAGTAAGCCTTGGTATAGTGGTTTTAACGTCTGTACAAAACTTCGGTTACTACGGCATTATGATTTGGATGCCAAACTTCTTATCTAAACAACTTGGCTTTAGTTTAACGAAATCAGGTTTGTGGACGGCTGTTACCGTATGCGGCATGATGGCAGGGATTTGGGTTTTTGGTCGCTTAGCGGATAGAGTTGGGCGTAAACCAAGTTTCTTATTATTCCAACTTGGTGCAGTGATCAGCATCATCACTTACTCTCAATTAACTGACCCAAGCGCTATGTTGGTGGCTGGTGCGTTCTTGGGGATGTTCGTAAACGGCATGATGGGCGGTTATGGTGCATTAATGGCAGAAGCTTATCCAACAGAAGCACGTGCAACGGCACAAAATGTGTTGTTTAACTTAGGTCGTGCTGTTGGTGGTTTCGGACCAGTTGTGGTTGGAGCGATTGTCTCCGCGTATTCATTCAGCATTGCGATTGCTTTCTTGGCGGTGATTTATGTGATCGACATGGTAGCGACAGTCTTCTTTGTGCCAGAATTAAAAGGCAAAGAATTAAGCTAA
- the narQ gene encoding nitrate/nitrite two-component system sensor histidine kinase NarQ, whose product MYAKRSVSTRIAKYLFVVIIFMGIISSLSLLVMASNKSDAEAINISGSLRMQSYRLLTEMERSPDTVEQNLVRYQRSLNAEALLSVQNQLFAPSGVRESYQKILKRWAVMSDFARAHQIEKYHAELKSYVQDVDDFVLELQRFAEQKWISAVSVLCVSMLLILAMVSHVIWYMKLEVVKPLEQMTKASMQVQMGQFKHIQLDTESGNELGVLAKVFTQMSSELGRLYSRLEDAVNEQTQKLRQTNRSLTTLYQSSQLLTPTKINDKILSQVLNHIRVSEHLRYIELEIFGSEHWEISFGQKDPKQSLQVEELSIENENLAVLSWQAGLPCPDPRMMKNLGQMVAKALYSHKTQRQQEQLLLMEERSIIARELHDSLAQVLSFLQIQLTLLKHNLKKEDEKSKEKSIVIIGEFEQALSDGYSQLRELLATFRLTVQEANLQVALEQVIESLRSQTKMQMTVDCSLPSQSLNPQELVHVLQIVREATLNAIKHSKGTLIEVKAHINAEGEYEILVQDNGVGIPTLDEPEGHYGLNIMTERSRQLNAQFSISKGEQGGTIVKITLPHTFF is encoded by the coding sequence GTGTACGCTAAACGTTCAGTTTCTACCCGTATTGCTAAATATTTATTTGTAGTCATTATCTTCATGGGCATTATTAGCTCATTGAGTTTGCTCGTGATGGCCAGTAATAAATCGGATGCGGAAGCCATTAATATTTCAGGTTCTTTGCGTATGCAAAGTTATCGACTATTAACGGAAATGGAACGTTCGCCGGATACAGTCGAACAGAATCTGGTGCGTTATCAACGTAGCCTCAATGCAGAGGCCTTGCTTTCTGTGCAGAATCAGCTTTTCGCACCTTCAGGGGTGAGGGAATCCTATCAAAAAATTCTAAAACGCTGGGCAGTGATGTCCGATTTCGCTCGTGCACATCAAATCGAAAAATATCATGCAGAACTGAAAAGTTATGTACAAGATGTCGATGATTTCGTGTTGGAATTACAACGCTTTGCTGAACAAAAATGGATTAGTGCGGTTTCTGTGCTATGTGTTTCAATGCTATTGATCCTTGCGATGGTGTCTCATGTTATTTGGTATATGAAGCTCGAAGTCGTGAAGCCTTTAGAGCAGATGACCAAAGCCAGTATGCAAGTGCAAATGGGGCAGTTTAAACATATCCAGCTTGATACAGAAAGTGGTAACGAGCTTGGTGTTTTGGCAAAAGTGTTTACGCAAATGTCATCGGAATTAGGGCGACTTTATTCCCGTTTAGAAGATGCGGTAAATGAGCAAACGCAAAAGTTGCGTCAAACTAACCGCTCTTTAACAACACTTTATCAAAGCTCACAGTTACTTACGCCCACGAAGATTAATGATAAAATTCTCAGCCAAGTGCTCAATCATATTCGTGTCAGCGAACATTTACGCTACATTGAGTTAGAAATTTTCGGATCAGAACATTGGGAAATTTCTTTTGGTCAAAAAGATCCTAAACAATCACTTCAAGTCGAAGAACTTTCCATTGAAAATGAAAACTTAGCAGTGCTCTCATGGCAAGCCGGTTTACCTTGTCCCGATCCGCGAATGATGAAAAACTTAGGGCAAATGGTGGCAAAAGCGTTGTATTCACACAAAACGCAACGCCAGCAAGAGCAACTCTTATTGATGGAAGAGCGGTCAATTATTGCACGGGAATTACATGACTCGTTGGCACAAGTGCTGTCTTTCTTACAAATTCAATTAACGCTGTTAAAGCATAATTTGAAGAAAGAAGACGAGAAATCAAAAGAAAAAAGTATTGTCATCATTGGTGAATTTGAACAAGCTTTATCAGATGGTTATTCTCAATTACGAGAATTATTGGCGACCTTCCGTTTAACGGTGCAAGAAGCCAATTTACAGGTTGCCTTGGAACAAGTTATCGAAAGTTTGCGCTCACAAACGAAGATGCAAATGACTGTGGACTGCAGTTTGCCATCGCAAAGTTTAAATCCACAAGAATTAGTGCACGTTTTGCAAATTGTGCGTGAAGCAACGCTGAATGCGATTAAACACTCAAAAGGCACGCTGATTGAAGTGAAAGCGCATATTAATGCCGAGGGTGAATATGAAATTCTTGTGCAAGATAATGGTGTCGGGATTCCGACATTAGATGAGCCAGAAGGGCATTATGGTTTAAATATCATGACAGAGCGTAGTCGACAATTAAATGCTCAGTTCAGTATTTCAAAAGGGGAGCAAGGTGGTACTATCGTAAAAATCACGCTTCCTCACACATTTTTTTAA
- the murB gene encoding UDP-N-acetylmuramate dehydrogenase, giving the protein MQSLQPFHTFNIPVNAREIIEATSIEQIQQAWQKAQAENLPVLFLGQGSNMLFLDDFQGVVIVNRLSSIQQREDSDYHYLHVNGGENWHQLVEWSLLQGINGLENLALIPGCAGSAPIQNIGAYGVEFKDVCDYVDVLNLNTGEQFRLQASECEFGYRESIFKHRYAQGYVITAVGLKLTKNWQPILKYGSLVNFDPQTVTAKQVFDEVCHIRRSKLPDPKEFGNAGSFFKNPVVSAEQFAKIQKQVENLPHFPQSDGSVKLAAGWLIDQCHLKGFQIGGAAVHQQQALVLINKGNATGQDVVKLAHHIRQTVADKFGVYLQPEVRFMGANGEVNSEQAIS; this is encoded by the coding sequence ATGCAAAGTTTACAACCGTTTCACACCTTCAATATTCCAGTAAATGCGCGTGAAATTATTGAAGCCACATCGATTGAACAAATCCAACAAGCTTGGCAAAAAGCACAAGCTGAAAATCTACCTGTCTTATTTTTAGGACAAGGCAGCAATATGCTGTTTTTAGACGATTTCCAAGGTGTTGTAATTGTTAATCGTTTATCGAGTATTCAACAGAGAGAAGATAGCGATTACCATTATTTGCATGTCAATGGTGGCGAAAATTGGCATCAGTTGGTGGAATGGTCACTCTTGCAAGGAATTAATGGTTTAGAAAATCTCGCACTCATTCCTGGTTGTGCTGGTTCAGCGCCGATTCAAAATATTGGTGCGTATGGCGTAGAATTTAAAGATGTGTGTGATTATGTGGATGTATTGAATCTCAACACGGGCGAACAATTCCGTTTACAGGCGAGCGAATGTGAATTTGGTTATCGTGAAAGTATTTTTAAACATCGCTATGCGCAAGGTTATGTGATTACAGCGGTTGGATTGAAATTAACCAAAAATTGGCAACCGATTTTAAAATATGGCTCATTAGTGAATTTTGATCCTCAAACTGTAACGGCAAAACAAGTGTTTGATGAAGTGTGCCATATTCGCCGTAGTAAATTGCCCGATCCTAAAGAGTTTGGCAACGCGGGCAGTTTCTTCAAAAATCCTGTGGTGAGCGCCGAGCAATTTGCGAAAATTCAAAAACAGGTCGAAAATCTACCGCACTTTCCACAATCGGATGGCTCTGTGAAACTTGCAGCAGGTTGGTTAATCGATCAATGCCATTTAAAAGGTTTTCAAATCGGTGGCGCGGCGGTTCATCAACAGCAGGCTTTAGTGCTGATTAATAAAGGCAATGCCACTGGACAGGATGTTGTTAAGCTAGCACATCATATCCGTCAAACTGTAGCGGATAAATTTGGTGTGTATTTACAGCCAGAGGTACGCTTTATGGGCGCAAATGGCGAAGTGAATTCAGAGCAAGCCATTAGTTAA
- a CDS encoding DUF2322 family protein translates to MNFKDILEALPSIDHLTGLDVLNGKTVIHHIPAAPGKLGSLRLYHALAEKFNGKLDRTSAQQGIEWFAEHVEDAKQNPGKHPNIDLLFKVVAEDVVYSLVPLK, encoded by the coding sequence ATGAACTTTAAAGACATTTTAGAGGCTTTACCAAGCATTGATCATTTAACAGGTTTAGACGTATTAAACGGTAAAACCGTGATTCATCATATTCCTGCTGCACCGGGCAAACTTGGCTCGCTTCGTCTTTATCATGCGTTAGCAGAAAAATTTAACGGAAAATTAGACCGCACTTCTGCACAACAAGGCATTGAATGGTTTGCAGAGCATGTAGAAGATGCGAAACAAAATCCTGGAAAACACCCGAATATTGATTTATTGTTTAAAGTGGTGGCAGAGGATGTGGTTTATTCGCTTGTGCCATTAAAATAA
- the rpoH gene encoding RNA polymerase sigma factor RpoH, with product MNKETQMMLVPQGSIEGYIRAANEYPMLTAEEEKSLAERLYYEGDIEAAKKLVLSHLRFVIHVARGYSGYGLPQADLIQEGNIGLMKAVKRFNPEVGVRLVSFAVHWIKAEIHEYVLRNWRIVKVATTKAQRKLFFNLRKTKQRLGWFNENEVDMVANELGVSKEDVIEMESRMTGADVGFDLPTDDDDEVYAPSLYLEDKSSNFAAELESENFEEQATEKLGTALANLDERSQDIIKARWLDDDKATLHDLAAKYNVSAERIRQLEANALKKLKSAVDF from the coding sequence ATGAATAAAGAAACTCAAATGATGTTAGTACCTCAAGGTAGCATCGAAGGTTATATTCGAGCAGCAAACGAATATCCGATGCTAACTGCAGAGGAAGAAAAAAGCTTAGCTGAACGTTTGTATTATGAAGGTGATATTGAAGCAGCGAAAAAGTTGGTTTTATCACACTTACGTTTTGTTATTCATGTTGCGCGTGGTTATTCAGGTTATGGATTACCGCAAGCAGATTTAATTCAAGAAGGTAATATCGGATTAATGAAAGCGGTAAAACGTTTTAATCCGGAAGTGGGTGTTCGCCTTGTGTCTTTTGCGGTGCATTGGATCAAAGCTGAAATCCATGAATATGTCCTTCGCAACTGGCGTATTGTGAAAGTCGCGACCACGAAAGCACAACGTAAATTGTTCTTTAACCTACGTAAAACTAAACAACGTTTAGGTTGGTTCAATGAAAACGAAGTGGATATGGTGGCGAATGAGCTTGGCGTATCAAAAGAAGATGTCATCGAAATGGAATCCCGTATGACAGGGGCTGATGTAGGCTTTGATTTGCCAACAGACGATGATGACGAAGTTTATGCACCTTCTTTATATTTAGAAGATAAAAGCTCAAACTTTGCGGCAGAACTTGAAAGCGAAAACTTTGAAGAACAAGCAACAGAAAAGTTAGGTACAGCCTTAGCAAATCTTGACGAACGTAGCCAAGATATTATCAAAGCGCGTTGGTTAGATGATGATAAAGCCACCCTTCATGATCTTGCAGCAAAATATAATGTGTCTGCAGAACGTATTCGTCAGCTTGAAGCA